A single region of the Nicotiana sylvestris chromosome 6, ASM39365v2, whole genome shotgun sequence genome encodes:
- the LOC104211683 gene encoding uncharacterized protein, protein MLKTDSPYLGLALTVHMFLILQGLLYNVCPLFLILLTCRMETICIIVAFNGRWTEDYKYLDHQTKLFLAPESIQFEDFVKQIFELIELDREKFEIVIWFDINLGTSKGMLVSKDLDLHTCIELLKTHSLFKSCRFIVDISERVFASTSNEHANTKTQHDNQERCQQIVEVDMVEAQPLNEEVHQTFDSIQVEGQSIIEIDNEQALGIQVLESAPVIEVVADKTCTQITKRRSNLKQKESPTTILRENASLDQIKVGSVFDKKKSIINCFSNVAIKGHFEFKVVRSSSTRYSLTCNDDRCRWCVRAFRIKDSTLFKIVKLEKKHDCSVNTRKADQRHATSKLISGYIIDNLRDPRFEVTPAFVMAEMQKLHGLDIGYHKAWRAIQHASALIRGSPEENYELLCSYLYMMTSKNPGTYTNIKIDDNNRFLYMFYAYGSSIAGWNHCRPVIAIDATFLKSKYRGVLMISVSKDANNQIFPLAFGIAESENNNSYEWYFSQLRNAIGSRENLIFLSDRHQAIANGIVKVYPESHHGICIYHLEQNLKRRKVKSEVIKLFQSAARVYKRKEFDIYMSDIANVDKKTYDYLMEEPPERWARSCSPQRRYDMLTTNIVESMNSVLLEARELPILRMMDFIQVKLQHWFYERRNKAEGTFYDVSCWVEEELKNRIDLAFTLNVFPVDSWRSRVEEEGITFLVDLNKRTCDCFQFQLDELPCIHAIAAIEKRNIKKSDFCSHWYLKESWLKTYERQIHPVGHTDSWIVPESVKSQIVKPPDFKVPPGRRQKKRHIPATEPSKITFKCGLCRRIGHNRIVCIYSPALHPFSRKHREE, encoded by the exons atgttaaagacAGACAGTCCTTATCTTGGTCTTGCACTTACAGTACACATGTTCTTAATTCTACAAGGATTGCTTTATAACGTATGTCCTTTGTTTCTCATTCTCTTGACTTGTAGGATGGAAACAATATGCATAATAGTTGCTTTTAATGGTAGATGGACTGAAGACTATAAATATCTTGATCATCAAACAAAGCTTTTCCTAGCACCTGAGTCAATTCAGTTTGAAGATTTCGTTAAACAGATTTTTGAGCTTATTGAATTGGATAGAGAAAAGTTTGAAATAgtgatatggtttgatatcaaccttggaacaagcaaaggaatgcttgtaTCCAAAGATTTAGATCTTCACACATGTATAGAGTTGCTAAAAACTCATTCACTCTTCAAGAGCTGTCGTTTCATAGTTGATATTTCGGAAAGAGTTTTTGCATCAACAAGCAATGAACATGCCAACACAAaaactcaacatgacaatcaaGAGCGATGCCAACAGATAGTTGAAGtagatatggttgaagctcaaCCATTAAATGAAGAGGTGCATCAAACATTTGAttctattcaagtagaaggacaaAGCATTATAGAGATTGACAACGAACAAGCTTTGGGTATTCAAGTCTTAGAGAGTGCACCGGTAATCGAAGTAGTTGCTGACAAAACCTGCACTCAAATAACTAAACGAagatcaaatttgaaacaaaaagaatccccaactacgATATTAAGAGAAAATGCTTCTTTGGATCAAATAAAAGTCGGATCAGTATTTGACAAGAAGAAGAgcataattaattgtttttctaaTGTAGCAATCAAAGGACATTTTGAATTCAAAGTTGTTAGATCAAGCTCAACAAGATATTCGTTGACATGCAATGATGATAGGTGTCGTTGGTGTGTGCGtgctttcagaattaaagactcAACATTATTCAAGATAGTAAAGCTTGAGAAAAAGCATGACTGCTCTGTTAACACTAGGAAAGCAGATCAAAGGCATGCTACTTCAAAGTTGATTAGTGGTTACATTATCGATAATCTTCGGGACCCAAGATTTGAAGTTACACCAGCTTTTGTCATGGCAGAGATGCAAAAATTGCATGGACTAGACATTGGATATCACAAGGCGTGGCGTGCTATTCAACATGCTTCCGCTTTAATAAGAGGAAGTCCCGAAGAAAATTATGAATTATTGTgttcatacttgtatatgatGACAAGTAAAAACCCGGGAACTTATACTAACATAAAGATAGACGACAACAACAG gtttctttatatgttttacGCATATGGATCATCGATAGCTGGTTGGAATCATTGTAGACCAGTGATTGCTATTGATGCGACTTTTTTGAAGTCAAAATATCGTGGTGTTTTAATGATTTCAGTTTCAAAAGATGCAAATAACCAAATTTTCCCATTAGCCTTTGGAATAGCAGAATCTGAAAACAACAATTCCTATGAGTGGTACTTTAGTCAGCTTCGCAATGCAATTGGGAGCCGTgagaatttgatttttttatcaGACAGGCATCAAGCTATTGCAAATGGCATTGTAAAGGTATATCCTGAAAGCCATCATGGGATTTGCATCTATCATTTGGAGCAGAACCTAAAGCGAAGAAAGGTGAAAAGTGAGGTCATAAAACTTTTCCAAAGTGCTGCAAGAGTATACAAGCGTAAAGAATTTGACATATACATGTCAGAtattgcaaatgtagataagaaaACTTATGACTACTTGATGGAAGAACCACCGGAAAGATGGGCACGTTCTTGTAGTCCACAACGAAGATATGACATGCTCACAACAAATATAGTTGAGTCGATGAATTCAGTGCTATTAGAAGCAAGGGAGCTGCCTATACTAAGAATGATGGATTTCATTCAAGTGAAGCTACAACATTGGTtttatgaaagaagaaataaagcaGAAGGAACATTTTATGATGTTTCTTGTTGGGTAGAGGAGGAATTGAAGAACAGAATAGATTTAGCATTTACTTTGAAC GTCTTCCCTGTTGATTCATGGCgttctagagttgaagaagaaggaataaCTTTCTTGGTGGACTTAAACAAAAGAACATGTGATTGTTTTCAATTTCAACTTGATGAATTACCATGCATACATGCAATTGCAGCTATCGAGAAGAGAAACATCAAGAAGTCTGACTTTTGTTCGCACTGGTACTTAAAGGAATCTTGGCTGAAAACATATGAAAGACAAATACATCCTGTAGGACATACTGATTCATGGATTGTACCAGAGAGTGTTAAGTCACAAATTGTTAAACCTCCAGATTTCAAAGTGCCACCAGGTAGAAGGCAAAAGAAAAGGCATATTCCTGCTACCGAGccatcaaaaataacattcaaATGTGGTCTTTGTAGAAGAATTGGTCATAATAGAATAGTTTGTATATATTCTCCGGCACTCCATCCATTTTCAAGAAAGCATAGAGAAGAGTAG
- the LOC104247693 gene encoding uncharacterized protein has product MNMFGKADQMNTDRESSVPIRKYGVDDHCRATERTGIFNQDAGGVERDYMDVHAEGQYEREFRDAHLDDETENVTDIGKEVCGVPEKICRVCGLQSQEDLTSPLGTSVSEIVCKCLEGTYDLSTPLSYKEKFGVQTCASQASEEAGVQYQEKTGLQSQDIGKSEIGSKSIDATCDDDDLAGMILDIANVSPVEENKEDTNDDNLNQYTRKRKRDSIGYDDPSFSLPTPTPPSIQMDIDATLTMEGEGNVEEELGRGKRNKKLSWQLKSPFDKEGKTVSSKADNQNTLKSSGWIKSTYTRRCIFHYAKEDEKLVKKFIVWLGKEKRRGRKKEGQIDLYADDNSLRKKPYKLYHQKISSKMFFLELSDSKFVLDDKHIDIALYYLRKKECYHPRDHPFRCTTTDVLFDNYMALVYKDFSEDASDEFWCAGDNQLFLTPYVWGDNRRCGIAWTEVDKIFFPCRLPSEDDEVVTHFLLEVLDLNQKKIDVYDSIYSDPYEAGMNYMQMYARMIPHLLKFSQFDKNHKSFGNVFNKFDIQWQRSPHQTGSTDCGAFLIKFAELLMIGKDVQQF; this is encoded by the exons ATGAACATGTTTGGGAAAGCTGATCAGATGAACACAGATAGAGAATCTAGTGTTCCAATTAGAAAATATGGAGTTGATGATCATTGTCGTGCTACTGAGCGTACTGGCATATTCAACCAAGATGCAGGTGGTGTTGAACGTGATTATATGGATGTGCATGCAGAGGGTCAGTATGAAAGAGAATTTAGAGATGCACATCTAGATGATGAAACTGAAAATGTTACTGATATTGGGAAAG AAGTTTGTGGAGTGCCGGAGAAAATTTGTAGAGTTTGTGGATTGCAATCACAGGAGGATTTAACAAGTCCATTGGGGACAAGTGTCAGCGAGATTGTATGCAAATGCTTAGAAGGAACGTATGATCTCTCTACACCGCtgtcatacaaagaaaaatttggagTTCAAACTTGTGCCAGTCAAG CAAGCGAAGAAGCTGGAGTGCAGTATCAAGAGAAAACTGGACTACAATCTCAAGACATAGGCAAAAGTGAGATTGGTTCCAAATCTATAGATGCAACATGTGATGATGATGATCTAGCTGGAATGATCTTGGATATTGCAAATG tgtcaCCAGTAGAGGAAAACAAAGAGGACACCAATGATGACAATCTTAACCAATAtacaaggaaaagaaagagagacaGTATTGGTTATGATGATCCGTCATTTTCTCTTCCTACTCCTACTCCTCCAAGTATACAAATGGACATTGATGCGACTTTGACTATGGAGGGTGAAGGAAATGTTGAAGAAGAACTTGGTCGAGGTAAAaggaacaagaagttaagctggcAGTTGAAATCTCCTTTTGATAAGGAAGGAAAAACAGTAAGTTCCAAGGCAGACAATCAAAATACTCTGAAGAGTTCAGGTTGGATAAAATCAACCTATACTCGTAGGTGTATTTTTCATTATGCCAAAGAAGATGAAAAATTAGTGAAGAAATTCATTGTGTGGTTGGGCAAGGAGAAAAGGAGAGGTCGCAAAAAAGA gggACAAATTGATTTATATGCTGATGATAAtagtttgaggaaaaaaccatacaaattgtatcatcaaaaaatcagtagcaaaatgtttttccttgagctttcagatagcaaatttgttcttgatgataAG CATATTGACATTGCTCTCTATTATCTGAGAAAGAAGGAATGCTACCACCCTCGCGATCATCCTTTTCGATGCACAACTACTGATGTTCTTTTTGATAATTATATGGCACTTGTGTATAAAGATTTCAGTGAAGATGCTAGTGATGAGTTTTGGTGTGCTGGTGATAATCAGTTATTTCTGACACCATATGTGTGGGGGGACAACCGTAGATGTGGAATTGCATGGACTGAGGTTGACAAAATCTTTTTTCCATGTCGGCTTCCTTCAGAAGATGATGAAGTTGTGACACACTTTTTGTTGGAAGTATTGGACTTGAATCAAAAAAAGATTGATGTATATGATTCCATATACAGTGATCCATATGAAGCAGGAATGAACTACATGCAAATGTATGCACGCATGATCCCCCATTTGCTAAAGTTCTCACAGTTTGACAAAAATCACAAGTCTTTTGGGAATGTCTTCAACAAATTTGATATACAGTGGCAAAGATCACCACACCAAACTGGATC GACTGATTGTGGTGCATTCCTGATCAAATTTGCCGAGTTGCTGATGATTGGAAAGGACGTGCAACAATTCTAA
- the LOC138871372 gene encoding uncharacterized protein, which translates to MGDAIDPNGNGRHEQVNLNVREAAPLVPEGALYDWAHPTSDNLATAIVVPAIQAESFQSTNNMLHLLQNKGLFSGTQLEDPQQHLKNFLSICKTQRQPNVTPKAIGLLLFPFSVTGAAQVWLNSLPINSIATWDELVKQFHNKFHPPNKTAQQIDEIVSFKQKSMETLHETWGRFKGMLVMCPHHGIPEQMLGQRFYMGLSDGLKNIVDASAGGAFLSKTWSEGQSLLDKMAQNSGWTSRNAPITPVVHLVPLDPSNTMDENMATLLTQMSILTKKVEESGQKQQVHIVDTTNGGLCTSCISQPIGNPWNTELDHHHQHPENMNYVANYGGQRQGNQNWGQQTQQQYRPPQPQYNAGNIGGMRPPNNMAPYPRPQGYNNQQQGYHPPQQQHGGR; encoded by the coding sequence ATGGGAGACGCAATCGACCCCAACGGAAACGGCAGGCATGAGCAAGTCAACTTGAATGTCAGAGAAGCGGCACCCCTGGTGCCCGAGGGTGCACTGTATGACTGGGCACATCCCACATCTGACAATTTGGCTACTGCCATAGTTGTGCCCGCAATACAAGCTGAGTCGTTCCAGAGCACAAataacatgctgcacttgttgcaaaacaagggactctTCTCTGGGACACAACTTGAAGATCCTCAGCAACACCTGAAGAACTTCCTGTCAATCTGCAAGACCCAGAGGCAGCCCAATGTCACTCCAAAGGCTATCGGGCTATTATTGTTCCCATTCTCGGTGACAGGAGCTGCACAGgtttggctaaactcactccccataaattCTATAGCAACGtgggatgagttagtcaagcAGTTTCATAACAAGTTTCATCCACCCAATAAAACTGCCcaacaaattgatgagatcgTGAGCTTCAAGCAGAAATcgatggagacactgcatgaaacatgggGCAGGTTCAAAGGAATGTTGGTTATGTGTCCACATCATGGTATTCCAGAACAGATGTTGGGACAACGATTTTATATGGGACTGTCAGATGGGTTGAAGAATATTGTGGATGCCTCAGCTGGTGGGGCATTCCTGAGCAAGACATGGAGTGAAGGTCAGAGTTTACTAGATAAAATGGcacagaattcgggatggacatcCAGGAATGCACCCATCACTCCAGTGGTGCACTTAGTGCCTCTTGATCCTTCAAACACTATGGATGAAAATATGGCGACTCTCCTGACACAAATGAGCatcctcaccaaaaaggtggaggaatcagggcagaagcagcaggtacacatagtagatactaccaatgggggcctgtgcacatcttgcattagtcagccaattggtaatcCTTGGAATACAGAGCTTGATCATCATCATCAGCACCCTGAAAATATGAATTATGTTGCTAACTATGGGGGTCAGAGACAGGGAAATCAGAACTGGGGTCAGCAGACTCAGCAGCAGTACAGACCACCTCAGCCACAATATAACGCCGGAAACATTGGAGGTATGAGACCCCCCAACAACATGGCACCGTATCCTAGACCACAGGGGTACAACAATCAGCAGCAGGGGTACCACCCTCCTCAGCAACAGCATGGTGGAAGATAG